The following proteins are encoded in a genomic region of Shinella zoogloeoides:
- a CDS encoding GAF domain-containing protein yields the protein MFDIRKIEAADKPGFYRELLAQAEGLLHGERDAIANAANLSALIYDAVADLNWAGFYFLKTPGELVLGPFQGKVACVRIPVGKGVCGTAVAEARSQLVADVHAFPGHIACDAASRSEVVVPLIRAGAVLGVLDLDSPSPGRFTAEDQAGFEALAALYVAGSDF from the coding sequence ATGTTCGACATCCGCAAGATCGAAGCCGCCGACAAGCCTGGCTTCTACCGCGAGCTTCTCGCCCAGGCGGAAGGCCTGCTGCATGGCGAGCGCGATGCGATCGCCAATGCGGCGAACCTCTCCGCGCTGATCTACGATGCCGTCGCCGACCTCAACTGGGCTGGCTTCTATTTCCTGAAGACGCCCGGCGAACTCGTGCTGGGGCCGTTCCAGGGCAAGGTCGCCTGCGTGCGCATTCCTGTCGGCAAAGGCGTCTGCGGCACGGCGGTCGCCGAGGCGCGCAGCCAGCTTGTGGCGGACGTGCATGCCTTTCCCGGCCATATCGCCTGCGATGCCGCCTCGCGTTCCGAGGTGGTGGTGCCGCTGATCCGCGCGGGCGCCGTGCTCGGCGTGCTCGATCTCGACAGCCCTTCGCCCGGCCGCTTCACGGCGGAGGACCAGGCGGGCTTCGAGGCGCTTGCCGCGCTCTATGTGGCGGGCAGCGATTTTTGA
- a CDS encoding sigma-54-dependent Fis family transcriptional regulator produces MVSTLSHIREIERVGMGAVSPRDAPVIQSWLRCLNDYKLDPAVAQEAYIVPELKLREHREQAEELIRIGRSGLEALFNQVAGQNYVLLLSDARGVTVDFMGDPTFDNQLRKAGLYLGSEWSENRAGTCAVGACMVSGEPVIIHQDDHFDTSHIGLTCTAAPVFDTLGSLTAVLDISQLRSPTVKTSQQLALHLVASTARRIELANLITRTRNDWVLRLARSPEFLDVDPDAAIALDGSGRITGLTHGGFGALARSMNLAGLSTRDFLGQPISQVFDIDVDDLPRFMRGRSNGERLLQARNGLVLFASAVAPAVNLRSAVPAQPRLPRALRDLSNGDAAMERVQARAAKLAARDIPILIQGETGSGKEFLARAIHDGCGGSGAFVAVNCAAIPEHLIESELFGYAPGAFTGASQKGKRGLIEEASGGALFLDEIGDMPLALQGRLLRVLSENEVQPVGALKARAVRLRVLSASHRDLAELVREGRFRQDLYYRLNAATLSLPALRQRQDLGWLVDQLLARIEKENGASYRLDRAARAVLLAHDWPGNLRELSNALRVAAALSEGGVIGTDSLPDHLFAEPAAARPGDEDALRQALTDCGNNVSALARKLGVNRSTIHRRLKRLN; encoded by the coding sequence ATGGTGTCGACGCTGTCGCACATACGGGAGATCGAACGCGTCGGCATGGGCGCGGTCAGCCCGCGCGATGCGCCCGTCATCCAGTCCTGGCTGCGCTGCCTCAACGACTACAAGCTCGATCCGGCCGTCGCGCAGGAAGCCTATATCGTTCCCGAACTGAAGCTGCGCGAGCACCGCGAGCAGGCCGAGGAGCTGATCCGCATCGGCCGTTCGGGCCTGGAAGCACTGTTCAACCAGGTGGCCGGACAGAACTACGTGCTGCTGCTTTCCGATGCGCGCGGCGTCACGGTCGATTTCATGGGCGACCCGACCTTCGACAACCAGTTGCGCAAGGCGGGGCTCTATCTCGGTTCGGAGTGGTCGGAGAACCGGGCGGGCACCTGCGCGGTCGGGGCCTGCATGGTCTCCGGCGAGCCGGTCATCATCCATCAGGACGACCATTTCGACACCAGCCATATCGGCCTCACCTGCACCGCCGCGCCGGTCTTCGACACGCTGGGCAGCCTGACGGCCGTGCTCGACATCTCGCAGCTCCGCTCGCCGACGGTGAAGACCAGCCAGCAGCTCGCGCTGCATCTCGTCGCCTCCACCGCGCGGCGCATCGAGCTTGCCAATCTCATTACCCGCACCCGCAACGACTGGGTGCTGCGCCTTGCCCGCTCGCCGGAATTCCTCGATGTCGATCCCGATGCCGCCATCGCCCTCGACGGCAGCGGCCGCATCACCGGCCTCACCCATGGCGGCTTCGGCGCGCTCGCCCGTTCGATGAACCTTGCCGGCCTTTCCACCCGCGATTTCCTCGGCCAGCCGATCTCGCAGGTCTTCGACATCGACGTCGACGACCTGCCGCGCTTCATGCGCGGCCGGTCGAACGGCGAGCGGCTGCTTCAGGCGCGCAACGGGCTGGTGCTGTTCGCGAGCGCCGTCGCGCCGGCGGTCAATCTTCGTTCGGCCGTGCCGGCGCAGCCGCGCCTGCCGCGGGCGCTCCGGGACCTCAGCAACGGCGACGCCGCGATGGAGCGGGTGCAGGCGCGCGCGGCAAAGCTCGCGGCGCGCGATATCCCGATCCTCATCCAGGGCGAGACGGGCAGCGGCAAGGAGTTCCTGGCGCGGGCGATCCATGACGGTTGTGGCGGCAGCGGGGCCTTCGTCGCGGTGAATTGCGCGGCGATCCCCGAACACCTCATCGAATCCGAGCTCTTCGGCTATGCGCCGGGCGCCTTCACCGGCGCCAGCCAGAAGGGCAAGCGCGGCCTGATTGAGGAAGCGAGCGGCGGCGCGCTCTTCCTCGACGAGATCGGCGACATGCCGCTTGCCCTGCAAGGCCGACTCCTGCGCGTGCTTTCGGAAAACGAGGTGCAGCCGGTCGGGGCGCTCAAGGCGCGCGCGGTGCGCCTGAGGGTCCTCTCCGCCTCGCATCGCGACCTTGCCGAACTGGTGCGGGAAGGCCGCTTCCGGCAGGACCTCTATTATCGCCTCAACGCGGCGACGCTCAGCCTGCCGGCGCTTCGGCAGCGGCAGGATCTCGGCTGGCTCGTCGACCAGCTTCTCGCCCGCATCGAGAAGGAGAACGGCGCGTCCTACCGGCTCGACAGGGCGGCGCGGGCCGTGCTGCTCGCCCATGACTGGCCGGGCAACCTGCGGGAACTTTCCAATGCGTTGCGCGTGGCGGCGGCGCTGTCTGAGGGCGGCGTCATCGGCACCGACAGCCTGCCGGATCACCTTTTCGCCGAACCGGCCGCCGCCCGGCCCGGCGACGAGGACGCCCTGCGCCAGGCCCTCACGGACTGCGGCAACAATGTTTCCGCGCTCGCCCGCAAGCTCGGCGTCAACCGCTCCACCATCCACCGCCGCCTCAAGCGCCTCAACTGA
- the cysW gene encoding sulfate ABC transporter permease subunit CysW: MARESRPFRSPTTEAPAARYTLMALAFLFLALFLLLPLAAVFIEAFRKGAGAFFAAFGDPDTLAAIRLTLLVAGIAVPLNLVFGVAAAWAIAKFEFKGKAFLTTLIDLPFSVSPVISGLVYVLLFGSGSVLGPWLKSHGIEVLFAVPGIVLATVFVTFPFVARELIPLMQEQGTGDEEAALSLGASGWQTFWYVTLPNIKWGLLYGVLLCNARAMGEFGAVSVVSGHIRGLTNTMPLHVEILYNEYNFVAAFAVASLLAALALVTLVVKTVLELHYGAEIAAGRKH; encoded by the coding sequence ATGGCGCGTGAATCCCGTCCCTTCCGCTCGCCGACGACGGAGGCGCCCGCCGCCCGCTATACGCTGATGGCGCTCGCTTTCCTGTTCCTGGCGCTCTTCCTGCTCCTGCCGCTGGCCGCGGTGTTCATCGAAGCCTTCCGCAAGGGGGCGGGTGCGTTCTTCGCCGCCTTCGGCGATCCCGATACGCTCGCCGCCATCCGTCTCACGCTGCTGGTCGCCGGCATCGCGGTGCCGCTCAATCTCGTCTTCGGCGTGGCGGCCGCCTGGGCCATCGCCAAGTTCGAGTTCAAGGGCAAGGCGTTCCTGACGACCCTGATCGACCTGCCCTTCTCGGTCTCGCCGGTCATTTCCGGCCTCGTCTATGTGCTGCTCTTCGGCTCGGGCAGCGTTCTCGGGCCGTGGCTGAAGAGCCATGGCATCGAGGTGCTCTTCGCCGTGCCGGGCATCGTGCTCGCCACCGTCTTCGTGACCTTTCCCTTCGTCGCGCGCGAGCTGATCCCGCTCATGCAGGAGCAGGGCACGGGCGACGAGGAGGCGGCGCTGTCGCTCGGGGCGTCCGGCTGGCAGACCTTCTGGTACGTGACGCTGCCCAATATCAAATGGGGCCTGCTCTACGGCGTGCTGCTCTGCAATGCGCGCGCCATGGGCGAGTTCGGGGCGGTCTCGGTGGTTTCGGGTCATATCCGCGGCCTCACCAACACCATGCCGCTGCATGTCGAGATCCTCTACAACGAGTACAATTTCGTCGCCGCCTTCGCGGTGGCCTCGCTGCTCGCCGCCCTCGCGCTCGTCACGCTGGTCGTCAAGACGGTTCTCGAACTTCACTACGGCGCGGAAATCGCCGCCGGTCGCAAGCATTGA
- a CDS encoding 2,3-butanediol dehydrogenase, which translates to MKALRFHAAKDLRIEEVDAPPSPGPGEVLVENRFCGICGTDLHEYAYGPIFVPKEPHPFTGAHGPQILGHEFGGVVKAVGEGVGHVKPGDRVSIQPLIMPRHGDYYADRGLFHLSGNLALAGLSWHSGGMAEAALVNDYNVQPIPDALSDEEAALIEPTAVAVYACDRGGVTAGNSVLVTGAGPIGILVAMAARAAGASQIFLSDLNDTRLALAREALGEVRTINPRTEKVGDVIRAETEGGVGCDVAIECVGNEHALKNCADAVRKQGVVVQTGLHPGENPLNWFDVTFKDIDIRGSWAYPTHYWPRVARLIASGQIPASRIVTKRVSLGEAVTEGFDQLLDPAGKHLKILIDLTR; encoded by the coding sequence ATGAAAGCTCTGCGCTTCCACGCCGCCAAGGACCTGCGTATCGAGGAGGTCGATGCGCCGCCGTCGCCCGGCCCGGGCGAGGTGCTGGTCGAGAACCGCTTCTGCGGTATCTGCGGCACGGACCTGCATGAATATGCCTATGGCCCGATCTTCGTGCCGAAGGAACCGCATCCGTTTACCGGCGCGCACGGCCCGCAGATCCTCGGCCACGAATTCGGCGGGGTCGTCAAGGCCGTCGGCGAAGGGGTCGGCCATGTGAAGCCGGGGGATCGTGTCTCGATCCAGCCGCTGATCATGCCCCGCCATGGCGACTACTACGCCGACCGCGGCCTGTTCCACCTCAGCGGAAACCTCGCGCTCGCCGGCCTGTCCTGGCATTCCGGCGGCATGGCAGAGGCAGCGCTTGTCAACGACTATAACGTCCAGCCCATTCCCGATGCGCTGAGCGACGAGGAAGCCGCCCTGATCGAGCCGACGGCGGTCGCCGTCTACGCCTGCGATCGTGGTGGCGTGACGGCCGGCAACAGCGTGCTCGTCACCGGCGCGGGGCCGATCGGCATTCTCGTCGCCATGGCGGCGCGGGCGGCCGGGGCCTCGCAGATATTCCTGTCCGATCTGAACGATACCCGGCTGGCTCTGGCGCGGGAGGCGCTAGGCGAGGTGCGCACCATAAATCCCAGGACGGAAAAGGTCGGCGACGTCATCCGCGCCGAGACGGAGGGCGGCGTCGGCTGCGATGTCGCCATCGAATGCGTCGGCAACGAACATGCGTTGAAGAATTGCGCGGACGCCGTGCGCAAGCAGGGCGTCGTGGTGCAGACCGGGCTTCACCCCGGCGAGAACCCGCTGAACTGGTTCGACGTCACCTTCAAGGACATCGACATCCGCGGTTCCTGGGCCTACCCGACCCACTACTGGCCGCGCGTCGCCCGGTTGATCGCCAGCGGTCAGATTCCGGCGAGCCGCATCGTCACGAAACGTGTCTCGCTCGGCGAGGCCGTCACCGAAGGGTTCGACCAGTTGCTCGACCCGGCCGGCAAGCACCTGAAGATCCTGATCGACCTCACGCGATAG
- a CDS encoding NAD(P)/FAD-dependent oxidoreductase has protein sequence MLEKTPTTRVQTLLDTLGAALAAGRIDDAVGLFAEECYWRDLVAFTWNIKTVEGRDQVRDMLQSQLSAAKPSNWRVASGEEATENDGVLESWITFETATGRGYGLVRFKDGLIWTLLTALSELKGHEEKSGFTRPLGAKHGQNLGAKTWKEEREEEERTLGYEKQPYVVIIGGGQGGIALGARLRQLGVPTIILEKNDRPGDSWRKRYKSLCLHDPVWYDHLPYIDFPKNWPVFAPKDKIGDWLEFYTKVMELNYWTRSTARSAKWDEAAQEWTIVVDRDGEEVVLRPKQLVFATGMSGKANIPDFKGRERFAGDQHHSSQHPGPDGYKGKKVVVIGSNNSAHDICAALHEAGVDVTMIQRSTTHIVKSDTLMDIGLGALYSEEALANGVTTQKADLIFASLPYRIMHEFQIPLYDKMRERDADFYAALEKAGFQLDWGADGSGLFMKYLRRGSGYYIDIGASQLIIDGKVKLAAGQVEEITENAVKLSGGREIPADVIVYATGYGSMNGWVADLIDQETADRVGKVWGLGSDTPKDPGPWEGEQRNMWKPTQQAALWFHGGNLHQSRHYSQYLALQLKARLESLPTPVYGLQPVHHRK, from the coding sequence ATGCTCGAGAAAACCCCCACCACCCGCGTCCAGACACTTCTCGATACGCTCGGCGCGGCCCTTGCCGCCGGCCGGATCGACGATGCCGTCGGCCTTTTCGCCGAGGAATGCTATTGGCGCGACCTCGTCGCCTTCACCTGGAACATCAAGACCGTCGAAGGCCGCGACCAGGTGCGCGACATGCTGCAATCGCAGCTTTCCGCCGCCAAGCCGTCGAACTGGCGGGTCGCTTCGGGCGAGGAGGCGACGGAGAACGACGGCGTCCTTGAAAGCTGGATCACCTTCGAGACGGCGACCGGGCGCGGCTACGGCCTCGTGCGCTTCAAGGACGGCCTCATCTGGACGCTGCTGACGGCGCTTTCAGAGCTGAAGGGCCATGAGGAGAAATCCGGCTTCACCCGCCCGCTCGGTGCGAAGCATGGCCAGAACCTCGGCGCGAAGACCTGGAAGGAGGAGCGCGAGGAGGAGGAGCGCACGCTCGGCTACGAGAAGCAGCCCTATGTCGTCATCATCGGCGGCGGGCAGGGCGGCATCGCGCTCGGCGCACGGCTGCGCCAGCTCGGCGTGCCCACCATCATCCTTGAGAAGAACGACCGGCCGGGCGATAGCTGGCGCAAGCGCTACAAGTCGCTCTGCCTGCACGATCCCGTCTGGTACGACCACCTGCCCTATATCGACTTTCCGAAGAACTGGCCGGTCTTCGCGCCGAAGGACAAGATCGGCGACTGGCTGGAATTCTACACGAAGGTCATGGAGCTGAACTACTGGACGCGCTCCACCGCGCGGTCGGCGAAATGGGACGAGGCGGCGCAGGAATGGACCATCGTCGTCGATCGCGACGGCGAGGAGGTGGTGCTGCGGCCAAAGCAGCTCGTCTTCGCGACCGGCATGTCCGGCAAGGCGAACATCCCCGACTTCAAGGGACGCGAGCGCTTTGCCGGCGACCAGCACCATTCCTCGCAGCATCCCGGGCCGGACGGCTACAAGGGTAAAAAGGTCGTCGTCATCGGCTCGAACAATTCGGCCCACGACATCTGCGCGGCGCTACACGAGGCCGGCGTAGACGTCACCATGATCCAGCGCTCGACGACCCATATCGTCAAGTCGGACACGCTGATGGATATCGGCCTCGGCGCGCTCTATTCCGAGGAGGCGCTGGCGAATGGCGTGACGACGCAGAAGGCCGATCTCATCTTCGCCTCGCTCCCCTACCGGATCATGCACGAATTCCAGATCCCGCTCTACGACAAGATGCGCGAGCGCGACGCCGACTTCTACGCGGCGCTGGAAAAGGCCGGCTTCCAGCTCGACTGGGGCGCGGACGGCTCGGGCCTCTTCATGAAGTACCTGCGGCGCGGCTCCGGCTACTATATCGACATCGGCGCCTCGCAGCTCATCATCGACGGCAAGGTGAAGCTTGCCGCCGGGCAGGTCGAGGAGATCACGGAGAATGCCGTGAAGCTTTCGGGCGGCAGGGAGATCCCGGCCGATGTCATCGTCTATGCGACAGGCTACGGCTCGATGAACGGCTGGGTCGCCGACCTCATCGACCAGGAGACGGCCGACCGGGTCGGCAAGGTCTGGGGCCTCGGCTCCGACACGCCGAAGGATCCGGGTCCCTGGGAGGGCGAGCAGCGCAACATGTGGAAGCCGACGCAGCAGGCGGCGCTGTGGTTCCACGGCGGCAACCTGCACCAGTCGCGCCACTATTCCCAGTATCTGGCGCTCCAGCTCAAGGCGCGCCTGGAAAGCCTCCCCACGCCGGTCTATGGCCTCCAACCGGTTCACCACCGGAAATAG
- a CDS encoding FAD/NAD(P)-binding protein: protein MFFERVAAEDARCPGASPMARIAVVGAGPSGLATIIALMRRLHRPFEAWMIDAEDAPGAFGDGPAGEALTTEPARDLSVLPERPDDFSRWLKDTLLAAGTVSALRGPQDIHVPRALFRDYLMARFGEALSQRPDVHIRTIRGTVRHLLAEAGGVRLAFRDGEGAVFDHVFIATGFGMAQREAASWREAFAAAARLSGQDDPPPLTLVGNGPRLAAILLDLRRRGFSGAVEVAAAAGRLPQPHGRGHEGMVFGEPPTSRSLRDAFRYIRQECSIAEARHGGQWQTVVDAASARLSVVWRNLPQAERNHYRRHILRLHRHFSVRLAGDIHRRLAAEFESGRTRFVPPRDPKSLDETVIDCREAPSARALAGLLGRDVALLSAGDCGQLLSDGAPLRGLSAVGAIASSLRPGPFTFAETVRQVYRGVLAVPLSGHRRVSNG from the coding sequence ATGTTCTTCGAAAGGGTCGCAGCAGAAGACGCCCGCTGTCCGGGCGCATCGCCGATGGCGCGCATCGCGGTCGTCGGCGCGGGACCGTCGGGGCTCGCCACGATCATCGCGCTGATGCGCCGGCTTCACCGGCCCTTCGAAGCCTGGATGATCGATGCCGAGGATGCGCCCGGCGCCTTCGGCGACGGCCCTGCCGGCGAGGCGCTGACTACCGAGCCCGCCCGCGACCTTTCCGTCCTTCCCGAGCGGCCGGACGATTTTTCCCGCTGGCTGAAGGATACGCTCCTTGCCGCCGGCACGGTGTCCGCATTGCGCGGCCCGCAGGATATCCATGTGCCGCGCGCTCTCTTTCGCGACTATCTGATGGCGCGGTTCGGCGAGGCACTTTCGCAACGCCCTGACGTGCATATCCGCACCATCCGCGGCACGGTGCGCCATCTCCTTGCGGAGGCGGGTGGGGTGCGCCTTGCATTTCGGGACGGCGAAGGCGCCGTCTTCGACCATGTCTTCATCGCGACCGGCTTCGGCATGGCCCAGCGCGAGGCGGCGTCCTGGCGGGAGGCGTTCGCCGCCGCCGCGCGCCTTTCGGGGCAGGACGATCCGCCACCGCTGACCCTTGTCGGCAACGGCCCGCGTCTTGCCGCCATCCTGCTCGACCTGCGCCGGCGCGGGTTTTCCGGGGCCGTCGAGGTCGCCGCTGCGGCGGGCCGCCTGCCGCAGCCGCATGGCCGGGGCCATGAGGGCATGGTCTTCGGCGAGCCGCCCACCAGCCGCTCGCTGAGGGACGCCTTCCGCTATATCCGGCAGGAATGTAGCATCGCGGAGGCGCGGCACGGCGGTCAGTGGCAGACCGTCGTCGATGCAGCCTCCGCCCGTCTTTCCGTCGTCTGGCGCAACCTGCCCCAGGCCGAGCGCAACCATTACCGCCGCCATATCCTGCGCCTGCACCGGCATTTCTCCGTGCGCCTCGCCGGCGATATCCACCGGCGCCTTGCCGCGGAATTCGAGAGCGGCCGCACCCGATTCGTTCCCCCGCGCGATCCGAAATCCCTCGACGAGACCGTCATCGACTGCCGCGAGGCGCCGTCCGCCCGCGCGCTTGCGGGGTTGCTCGGCCGCGATGTAGCGCTGCTCTCTGCCGGTGATTGCGGCCAGCTCCTGAGCGACGGCGCGCCCCTGCGCGGGCTCTCGGCGGTGGGGGCCATCGCCTCCAGCCTGCGCCCCGGCCCCTTCACCTTCGCCGAGACGGTGCGACAGGTCTATCGCGGCGTTCTCGCCGTGCCCCTTTCCGGTCACAGGCGGGTGTCGAATGGCTGA
- a CDS encoding acyl-CoA dehydrogenase family protein gives MGTFSSALDRPARTAAVIGTEDEAITVAGTVAEVFSFPAEAGAAAGTAEARLDLLSRSGLFGISVPTEHGGIDVSNTVLAEVCTVAASRSAALADVLAAHFGALEEVRSHGSESQQGTVFSAALAGGRLARASARRNGESVDALPLVASGLAWRLGGEALCTPCARHADWLLVPAHLDGGRSAGLLLATRIDGLHYIANSCEPAKGGVQPAEHVLFKDVAIDGDTLLHSAGEAHGVPRSLDLLLEAARRIGAAREAMRHLLDDDAGDPIETGRLAARLAAAEAMAGEAGRAIDAAQIGLAGQHRTNAFLAAAAALAAAEDAAAALRRAGAAPAGEASLSPHLAAILRESGRLRRDEHRRPPEEEG, from the coding sequence ATGGGTACGTTTTCATCGGCACTCGACCGCCCGGCCCGAACGGCCGCGGTCATCGGAACCGAGGATGAAGCGATCACCGTTGCCGGCACGGTCGCCGAGGTTTTCAGCTTTCCCGCGGAGGCCGGCGCCGCCGCCGGAACGGCCGAGGCCCGCCTCGATCTTCTCTCCCGCTCAGGCCTCTTCGGCATTTCCGTTCCGACGGAACACGGCGGAATAGACGTCTCGAACACCGTTCTGGCCGAGGTCTGCACTGTCGCCGCCAGCCGGTCCGCGGCGCTCGCGGATGTTCTCGCCGCCCATTTCGGCGCCCTCGAAGAGGTCCGCAGCCATGGCAGCGAAAGCCAGCAGGGCACGGTCTTTTCCGCTGCCCTCGCCGGCGGACGGCTGGCGCGGGCATCGGCCCGCCGCAACGGCGAGAGCGTCGACGCCCTTCCCCTCGTCGCGAGCGGTCTTGCCTGGCGGCTCGGCGGCGAGGCCCTCTGTACCCCCTGCGCGAGGCATGCCGACTGGCTGCTGGTGCCGGCCCATCTCGACGGCGGACGGTCGGCGGGCCTCCTGCTTGCGACCCGCATCGACGGCCTCCACTACATCGCCAACAGTTGCGAGCCGGCGAAAGGCGGCGTCCAGCCCGCCGAGCACGTGCTCTTCAAGGACGTGGCGATCGACGGCGACACCCTGCTGCATTCCGCCGGGGAGGCGCACGGCGTCCCCCGCTCCCTCGACCTGCTGCTGGAAGCGGCGCGCCGGATCGGCGCCGCCCGCGAAGCGATGCGGCATCTGCTGGACGACGACGCCGGCGACCCCATCGAGACCGGCCGTCTTGCCGCCCGGCTCGCCGCCGCCGAAGCGATGGCCGGCGAGGCGGGACGCGCCATCGATGCCGCGCAGATCGGGCTAGCCGGACAGCACCGGACGAACGCCTTTCTCGCGGCGGCAGCGGCCCTTGCCGCCGCCGAAGACGCCGCCGCCGCCCTTCGCCGGGCCGGCGCCGCGCCGGCGGGAGAAGCATCGCTCTCCCCGCATCTTGCCGCCATCCTGCGGGAAAGCGGCCGATTGCGCCGCGACGAGCACCGCCGTCCGCCGGAAGAGGAAGGCTGA
- the cysT gene encoding sulfate ABC transporter permease subunit CysT: MSTSAAASVRWRLRQPSVIPGFGLTLGFSLAYLTLIILIPLAGLVWRSASLSGPEFLAILADERTLNALKVSFGTAFLAALINVVFGVMVAWVIVRYDFPGRRIVDAVVDLPFALPTAVAGIALAALYAPNGWVGQVLNVFGIKAAFNPTGIVIALVFIGLPFVVRTVQPVMEEIDGEVEEAAATLGANRFQTVFRVLLPGLAPAILTGFALAFARGVGEYGSVIFIAGNIPYVSEIAPLLIVIRLEEFNYGAATAIATIMLALSFAMLLVINLIQAWSRRRYGHGA; this comes from the coding sequence GTGTCGACTTCTGCTGCCGCTTCTGTGCGGTGGCGACTGAGACAGCCAAGCGTCATTCCGGGCTTCGGACTGACGCTTGGCTTTTCGCTCGCCTACCTCACGCTCATCATCCTGATCCCGCTCGCCGGCCTCGTTTGGCGTTCCGCCTCGCTGTCGGGCCCGGAATTCCTCGCCATCCTTGCCGACGAGCGCACGTTGAACGCGCTCAAGGTGTCCTTCGGCACGGCCTTCCTCGCCGCGCTGATCAATGTCGTCTTCGGCGTCATGGTCGCCTGGGTGATCGTGCGTTACGATTTTCCCGGCCGGCGCATCGTCGATGCGGTGGTCGACCTGCCCTTCGCCCTGCCGACGGCCGTCGCGGGCATCGCCCTTGCCGCGCTTTATGCGCCGAACGGCTGGGTCGGGCAGGTGCTGAACGTCTTCGGCATCAAGGCGGCCTTCAACCCGACCGGCATCGTCATCGCCCTCGTCTTCATCGGCCTGCCCTTCGTGGTGCGCACGGTGCAGCCCGTCATGGAGGAGATCGACGGCGAGGTCGAGGAGGCGGCGGCGACGCTTGGCGCCAACCGTTTCCAGACGGTCTTCCGCGTGCTGCTGCCGGGGCTCGCGCCGGCGATCCTGACGGGCTTCGCGCTCGCCTTCGCGCGCGGCGTCGGCGAATACGGCTCGGTGATCTTCATCGCCGGCAACATTCCCTATGTCTCGGAAATCGCGCCGCTGCTCATCGTCATCCGGCTCGAAGAGTTCAACTACGGCGCGGCGACGGCGATCGCCACGATCATGCTGGCGCTGTCCTTCGCCATGCTGCTCGTCATCAACCTCATCCAGGCGTGGAGCCGCAGGAGGTACGGTCATGGCGCGTGA
- a CDS encoding sulfate ABC transporter substrate-binding protein yields MAETTLLNVSYDPTRELYKDFNAAFAAHWKAETGEDVTIQQSHGGSGKQARAVIDGLEADVVTLALESDIDAIVEKTGKIAKDWRSRLPNNSAPYTSTIVFLVRKGNPKNIHNWGDLVKGDVQIVTPNPKTSGGARWNYLAAWAWANQEFGGDQDKIKAYIAELYKRAPVLDTGARGALTTFAQRQIGDVLLAWENEAYLAGAEFGADSFDIVAPPISILAEPPVAVVDGNVDAKGTRKQAEAYLEYLYSEEGQNIAAKHFYRPSKRELVKPELLQQLPDIKLVTIDDPIFGGWAKAQPEHFGDGGVFDQIYKPGN; encoded by the coding sequence ATGGCCGAGACCACGCTGCTGAACGTTTCCTACGATCCGACGCGGGAGCTCTACAAGGATTTCAACGCCGCCTTCGCGGCGCACTGGAAGGCCGAGACCGGCGAGGACGTCACGATCCAGCAGTCGCATGGCGGCTCCGGCAAGCAGGCCCGCGCGGTGATTGACGGGCTGGAGGCCGACGTGGTGACGCTGGCGCTCGAAAGCGATATCGACGCCATCGTCGAGAAGACCGGCAAGATCGCCAAGGACTGGCGCTCGCGCCTGCCGAACAATTCGGCGCCCTATACGTCGACCATCGTCTTCCTCGTGCGCAAGGGCAATCCGAAGAACATCCATAACTGGGGCGATCTCGTGAAGGGCGACGTGCAGATCGTCACCCCGAACCCGAAGACCTCCGGCGGCGCACGCTGGAACTACCTTGCGGCCTGGGCCTGGGCGAACCAGGAATTCGGCGGCGACCAGGACAAGATCAAGGCCTATATCGCCGAGCTCTACAAGCGGGCGCCGGTGCTCGACACGGGTGCGCGCGGCGCGCTGACCACCTTCGCCCAGCGCCAGATCGGCGACGTGCTGCTCGCCTGGGAGAACGAGGCCTATCTGGCGGGTGCCGAATTCGGCGCGGATTCCTTCGACATCGTCGCCCCGCCGATCTCGATCCTCGCCGAGCCGCCGGTCGCCGTGGTCGACGGCAATGTCGATGCCAAGGGCACGCGCAAGCAGGCCGAAGCCTATCTCGAATATCTCTACTCGGAAGAGGGCCAGAACATCGCGGCCAAGCACTTCTATCGCCCTTCCAAGCGGGAGTTGGTGAAACCCGAGTTGCTGCAACAGCTTCCCGACATTAAGCTGGTGACGATCGACGACCCGATCTTCGGCGGCTGGGCAAAGGCACAGCCCGAGCATTTCGGTGACGGCGGGGTCTTCGACCAGATCTACAAGCCGGGGAACTGA